The following proteins are co-located in the Heliomicrobium undosum genome:
- a CDS encoding copper amine oxidase N-terminal domain-containing protein, protein MQFAIRRSFLSFWAAVLLLFSFMFNTSPAESASGDPSLPLMSIGKANQAAKDFLITEGAAEALKPRGNRELRLYAPMGVSFSDTPRFEVIQGDLVLESASAQTEYDNSFRQYYASVRIKASSTTPSTIRVSSLRLTVDRTVPEGNVVLQLKGWNNAAVEYNDDGLFPSSLMMTIPVGWVGTPGEHGAPASQPAVPAGKKVALFKIGETKYIVDTVEKEMDTTPYRRNGRVFLPIRYISDMLGIEPTGIVWDEKMGQVTLTRVNRVIILELNNPVMYADGSPVTLEAAPEIVEPGRVMLPVRPIVEQYGGAVEWDSATETVRVFSQE, encoded by the coding sequence ATGCAATTTGCCATTCGTCGATCATTTCTATCTTTCTGGGCCGCCGTGCTGCTTTTATTCAGCTTTATGTTCAACACAAGCCCAGCCGAGAGCGCTTCTGGGGACCCATCACTCCCGCTGATGTCTATCGGTAAAGCAAACCAAGCAGCCAAAGATTTCCTGATCACGGAAGGCGCAGCAGAAGCATTAAAACCGCGGGGGAACCGGGAGTTGCGGCTCTATGCCCCCATGGGGGTTTCTTTTAGCGATACGCCGCGCTTCGAAGTCATTCAAGGCGACCTGGTGTTAGAATCGGCCTCCGCCCAAACGGAATATGACAACTCTTTCCGGCAATACTACGCCAGTGTCCGGATCAAAGCTTCGAGCACAACGCCTTCGACCATACGAGTCAGTTCACTCCGGCTGACAGTGGACCGGACCGTGCCGGAAGGGAACGTAGTTCTTCAATTAAAAGGCTGGAACAATGCAGCCGTTGAATATAACGATGATGGTCTTTTTCCCTCTTCATTGATGATGACGATTCCCGTCGGTTGGGTGGGCACTCCTGGCGAGCATGGCGCGCCCGCTTCTCAACCTGCCGTCCCCGCCGGTAAAAAAGTCGCGCTTTTTAAAATCGGCGAAACTAAGTATATCGTCGACACGGTGGAAAAAGAAATGGATACGACGCCCTATCGCCGCAATGGCCGGGTCTTTTTGCCCATCCGTTACATCAGCGACATGCTAGGAATAGAACCCACCGGGATCGTCTGGGACGAAAAAATGGGGCAGGTGACACTGACCCGCGTCAACCGCGTCATCATACTGGAACTAAACAATCCGGTCATGTACGCCGACGGCTCTCCGGTTACGCTTGAAGCCGCACCGGAGATCGTCGAGCCAGGGCGGGTAATGCTCCCCGTCCGACCGATTGTCGAGCAGTATGGCGGCGCCGTAGAATGGGACAGCGCGACCGAAACAGTCCGTGTCTTCTCCCAAGAATAG
- the rbr gene encoding rubrerythrin, protein MAPTKTVTNVPGLKGTETEKNLLAAFAGECQARTKYDFFSAIAEKEGYRQIAGFFSETAENEKQHAKRFYLALSALGATTDHLEQSAAGENHEWTDLYKQFAETARQEGFQDIADLFEEIAEVEERHEKRFLALLDNIKNGRVFRRDTVVEWKCRNCGYIHEGMEAPEVCPACQHPQAFYEIHIPNY, encoded by the coding sequence ATGGCTCCCACGAAAACTGTTACCAACGTACCGGGGTTGAAAGGAACGGAAACGGAAAAGAATCTTTTGGCCGCTTTTGCAGGAGAATGCCAGGCACGGACGAAATACGATTTTTTTTCCGCCATCGCGGAAAAGGAAGGGTATCGCCAAATCGCCGGGTTCTTCTCCGAAACGGCGGAAAATGAGAAACAGCATGCGAAACGCTTTTATCTAGCCCTCAGCGCCCTCGGAGCAACCACAGACCATTTGGAACAGTCTGCCGCAGGCGAAAATCATGAGTGGACCGACTTGTACAAGCAGTTTGCCGAGACGGCCCGCCAGGAAGGTTTCCAGGATATCGCTGATCTCTTCGAAGAGATCGCCGAAGTGGAGGAACGGCACGAGAAGCGCTTCCTCGCTTTGTTGGACAATATCAAGAACGGACGCGTGTTCCGTCGCGATACCGTCGTCGAGTGGAAATGCCGGAACTGCGGTTACATACATGAAGGAATGGAAGCGCCGGAAGTCTGCCCGGCCTGCCAGCACCCTCAGGCTTTCTACGAAATTCACATTCCCAATTACTGA
- a CDS encoding desulfoferrodoxin family protein, which produces MAKNLGIYRCDACGYTLEVVEMGKEQLVCKGHSYALTCSKADAQVVCCGKPMELLEPNTVEASREKHLPVAEFGNDGKFVVKVGSILHPMTAEHLIQWITIVYGDCVQRVKLHDGKAPEANFHVGDANEIDLYGYCNLHGLWKATVKK; this is translated from the coding sequence ATGGCGAAAAACTTGGGTATTTACCGTTGCGATGCTTGCGGGTATACCTTAGAAGTCGTTGAAATGGGAAAAGAGCAGTTGGTTTGCAAGGGACATTCTTATGCGCTTACTTGTTCCAAAGCTGATGCGCAGGTGGTTTGCTGCGGGAAACCGATGGAACTCTTGGAACCAAATACGGTTGAAGCCTCAAGAGAAAAGCATCTGCCTGTCGCCGAATTCGGTAATGATGGAAAATTCGTTGTCAAAGTAGGCAGCATTTTACACCCGATGACGGCAGAGCACCTGATTCAGTGGATTACCATCGTTTATGGCGATTGTGTACAACGTGTCAAATTGCACGACGGAAAGGCGCCGGAAGCAAATTTTCATGTGGGCGACGCCAACGAAATCGACCTCTATGGGTATTGCAATCTTCACGGTCTCTGGAAAGCGACAGTAAAAAAGTGA